A genomic segment from Lutibacter sp. A80 encodes:
- a CDS encoding CopD family protein, producing MEYLYIKSLHIIFITTWFAGLFYIIRLFIYFKEAEEKPVPERNILTKQYQVMIKRLWYIITWPSAILATTFAIILLILQPSWLQQSWMHIKLAFVALLFFYHGTCQVIYNQTQNNTLKYSSTFLRIWNEVATIILFACVFLVVLKNSLSWIFGTVGIIGVSILLMLGIKLYKNIRKKNNWDK from the coding sequence ATGGAATATTTATACATAAAGTCGCTTCACATTATATTTATAACCACCTGGTTTGCAGGCTTATTTTATATCATTCGTTTATTTATATATTTTAAAGAAGCTGAAGAAAAACCAGTTCCAGAAAGAAACATTTTGACCAAACAATATCAGGTAATGATAAAAAGACTTTGGTATATTATCACATGGCCTTCTGCAATTTTAGCTACAACTTTTGCTATTATTCTACTAATTTTACAACCTTCTTGGCTACAACAAAGCTGGATGCACATTAAACTGGCATTTGTAGCATTGTTGTTTTTTTATCACGGAACCTGCCAAGTTATCTACAATCAAACTCAAAATAACACCTTAAAATATTCTTCAACATTTTTAAGAATTTGGAATGAAGTTGCAACAATTATTTTATTCGCCTGTGTTTTTTTAGTAGTTCTTAAAAACTCTTTAAGTTGGATTTTTGGAACTGTTGGTATTATTGGGGTTTCAATTTTATTGATGTTAGGTATTAAATTGTACAAGAATATCCGAAAAAAAAATAATTGGGATAAATAA
- the hemH gene encoding ferrochelatase, translated as MKGALLVNLGSPDSTSVKDVKNYLDEFLMDKRVIDTPYLIRAFVVKGIILNTRPKKSAEAYKKIWWPEGSPLIVLSERLHTKVKTQANTPVELAMRYGKPSIHSGIQKLSDQGVTEILLIPLYPQFAMATTETIVVLANKIVKKHFPHIKITDVPAFYNKKDYIEVLSNSIQKHLKANKPDYLLFSYHGVPERHIKKSDITKSHCKIDGSCCNTPSPAHEFCYRHQCYQTTKNVAEFLNLKEGTYSTSFQSRLGRDPWLQPYTDKTIDEFAQKGIKNLAVVTPAFVSDCLETLEEIGMEAKESFKENGGEQFSTIPCLNDDDIWAQTVANWINNWAQ; from the coding sequence ATGAAAGGAGCATTATTAGTAAATTTAGGTTCTCCAGATAGCACCTCTGTAAAAGATGTAAAAAATTATTTGGATGAATTTTTAATGGACAAGCGGGTTATTGATACTCCTTATCTTATTAGAGCTTTTGTTGTTAAAGGCATTATTTTAAATACAAGACCAAAAAAATCTGCTGAAGCTTATAAAAAAATTTGGTGGCCCGAAGGTTCTCCTCTTATTGTTTTATCTGAAAGATTACATACAAAAGTAAAAACACAAGCAAATACTCCTGTTGAATTAGCAATGCGTTACGGAAAACCCTCTATACATAGTGGTATTCAAAAATTATCGGATCAAGGAGTTACAGAAATTTTATTAATTCCATTATACCCACAATTTGCAATGGCAACTACAGAAACCATTGTTGTTTTAGCTAATAAAATTGTAAAAAAACATTTTCCACATATTAAAATTACTGATGTTCCTGCGTTTTATAATAAAAAAGATTATATAGAAGTATTAAGCAATAGTATTCAAAAACATTTGAAAGCAAATAAACCAGATTATTTATTATTTTCTTATCACGGTGTTCCAGAACGCCACATTAAAAAATCTGATATAACAAAATCACATTGTAAAATTGATGGTAGTTGCTGCAATACACCTTCTCCTGCACATGAGTTTTGCTACAGACATCAATGCTACCAAACTACTAAAAATGTTGCTGAGTTTTTAAATTTAAAAGAAGGCACTTATAGCACTTCATTTCAATCGCGTTTAGGAAGAGATCCTTGGCTACAACCTTATACAGATAAAACCATTGATGAATTTGCCCAAAAAGGCATTAAAAATTTAGCAGTGGTAACACCTGCTTTTGTTTCAGATTGCTTAGAAACTTTAGAAGAAATTGGAATGGAAGCAAAAGAATCGTTTAAAGAAAATGGTGGAGAACAGTTCTCTACAATTCCGTGTTTAAATGATGATGACATTTGGGCACAAACAGTAGCAAATTGGATTAATAATTGGGCTCAATAA
- a CDS encoding AraC family transcriptional regulator — MKTNLENYKYIDKSTNLLLNEKDTFKVYHFNNLTSNNKLFQQQLTNNYIQIYFCNTNKCTVAFNFEHCATHLDAGNSTMVYFKDEKMNILYNLPPRSELISVLISIEYFHSLFSIDGNFLFNFNSFKIGKPIIEPKQITPTIQHILNQLISKQITKALRPVFIKGKVYELLSYYFNTSNANKSENENCPYIANEETVSKIKRAKEIIIEEMTNPPSLENLAKKVGLNIKKLKTDFKEFYGVPVFTFLLNYKMDLAKELLREQQLNVNEIAAQLGYSTSSHFIAAFKRKFKTTPKQYAKS; from the coding sequence ATGAAAACTAATCTTGAAAATTACAAATATATCGACAAAAGTACCAATCTACTTTTAAATGAAAAAGATACTTTTAAAGTTTATCATTTCAACAACTTAACTTCTAACAATAAGTTATTTCAACAGCAATTAACCAACAATTACATTCAAATTTACTTTTGCAATACCAACAAATGTACAGTTGCTTTTAATTTTGAACATTGTGCTACACATTTAGATGCTGGAAATTCTACAATGGTTTATTTTAAAGATGAAAAAATGAATATTCTTTATAATTTACCTCCAAGAAGTGAACTAATTTCTGTTTTAATTTCTATAGAATATTTTCATTCATTATTTTCTATTGATGGTAATTTTTTATTTAACTTTAATAGTTTTAAAATAGGAAAGCCAATTATAGAACCTAAACAAATTACACCAACAATTCAGCACATATTAAATCAACTAATATCAAAACAAATTACTAAGGCATTACGCCCAGTTTTTATTAAAGGTAAAGTGTATGAGTTGTTAAGCTATTATTTTAACACTTCTAATGCAAATAAAAGTGAAAACGAAAATTGTCCGTACATTGCAAATGAAGAAACTGTAAGCAAAATAAAACGCGCTAAAGAAATAATTATTGAAGAAATGACCAATCCTCCATCTCTAGAAAACCTAGCAAAAAAAGTAGGTTTAAATATAAAAAAATTAAAAACAGATTTTAAAGAATTTTATGGCGTGCCTGTATTTACTTTTTTATTAAATTATAAAATGGATCTGGCTAAAGAATTACTTCGAGAACAACAACTAAATGTAAACGAAATAGCTGCACAATTAGGGTACAGTACATCCAGTCATTTTATAGCTGCATTTAAAAGAAAATTTAAAACAACACCAAAACAATACGCAAAATCATAA
- a CDS encoding indolepyruvate oxidoreductase subunit beta — translation MKTNIILAGVGGQGILTIAAVLDTAAIESNLNIKQSEVHGMSQRGGAVQSHVRISDEEIFSDLIPEGKADMIISVEPMELLRYLPFLKKDGFLITDSNPFENIKNYPELEDLYKEIKTHKNSILINAKNIAKEIGNSRATNIVLLGAASSLLPLSDDNLQMAIKMLFEKKGERIINKNLEAYQKGKEIASEKVSL, via the coding sequence ATGAAAACAAATATAATTTTAGCTGGAGTTGGCGGACAAGGAATTTTAACAATTGCTGCTGTTTTAGATACTGCTGCAATAGAAAGTAATTTAAATATTAAACAATCTGAAGTTCACGGAATGAGTCAACGAGGCGGTGCAGTACAAAGCCACGTAAGAATTTCAGACGAAGAAATATTTTCAGATTTAATTCCTGAAGGAAAAGCCGATATGATTATTTCTGTTGAGCCAATGGAATTATTGCGCTATTTACCATTTTTAAAAAAAGACGGTTTTTTAATAACGGATTCAAACCCTTTTGAAAATATTAAAAACTATCCTGAATTAGAAGATTTATATAAAGAAATAAAAACGCATAAAAACAGTATTTTAATAAATGCCAAAAATATTGCTAAAGAAATTGGGAATTCCAGAGCTACAAATATTGTATTGTTAGGCGCTGCTTCTTCCCTACTTCCTTTAAGTGATGATAATTTACAAATGGCAATTAAAATGCTTTTTGAAAAAAAAGGTGAACGTATAATTAATAAAAATTTAGAAGCTTACCAAAAAGGAAAAGAAATTGCTTCGGAAAAAGTTTCTTTATAA
- a CDS encoding thiamine pyrophosphate-dependent enzyme has protein sequence MKKLLLGNEALAQGAIDAGISGVYAYPGTPSTEITEYIQNSKIAQELNIHSKWSVNEKTAMEAALGMSYAGKRSMTVMKHVGLNVAADVFMNMAVAGINGGLVIAVADDPSMHSSQNEQDSRNYGKFAMIPIFEPSNQQEAYYITKYAFYLSEQLELPVMIRMVTRLSHSRSGIELGKRRAQNNIHLPKNKHQFQLIPIHARKRYKHLVAIQTDIKESSENSEFNKYIDGPNTSMGIIASGIAFNYLMENFEDDSCPFPILKIAQYPLPKRQVKKLFNSCKKILVLEDGAPFIEEIISDYFGENKKVIGRLTGHLNRVGELNPDNISEALGFDRANSENIPKIVAGRPPELCVGCAHRDLFEAINNLKTENTAQQVFGDIGCYALGALPPFESINTLIDMGASITMAKGASDAGIHPSIAIIGDSTFTHSGMTGLLDAVIENTPITIIISDNSAVAMTGAQDSAASGRLINICKGIGVDEKHLKVITPLHKNLDQNIDLIREEINYNGVSVVIAQRPCVQLPKAKKDQLKKLKQVSIN, from the coding sequence ATGAAAAAACTATTGTTAGGAAATGAGGCTTTAGCCCAAGGTGCTATTGATGCTGGTATATCAGGCGTTTATGCATATCCTGGAACTCCATCTACAGAAATTACAGAATACATACAAAACTCTAAAATAGCCCAAGAATTAAACATTCACTCTAAATGGTCTGTTAATGAAAAAACAGCTATGGAAGCTGCACTTGGAATGTCTTATGCGGGAAAAAGATCCATGACTGTTATGAAACATGTGGGTTTAAATGTAGCTGCAGATGTTTTTATGAATATGGCTGTTGCTGGTATAAATGGCGGATTAGTAATTGCTGTTGCAGATGATCCTTCTATGCATTCTTCGCAAAACGAACAAGACTCTAGAAATTATGGGAAATTTGCCATGATTCCTATTTTTGAACCCTCAAATCAACAAGAAGCTTACTATATTACTAAATATGCTTTTTATTTATCTGAACAATTAGAGTTGCCTGTTATGATTAGAATGGTAACTCGACTTTCACATTCCAGATCAGGAATTGAACTTGGTAAAAGAAGAGCTCAAAACAATATTCATTTACCAAAAAATAAACACCAATTTCAATTAATACCAATTCATGCCAGAAAAAGGTATAAACATTTGGTTGCCATACAAACCGATATTAAAGAAAGTTCAGAAAATAGTGAATTCAATAAATATATTGATGGCCCAAACACTTCAATGGGAATTATTGCTTCAGGTATAGCATTTAATTATTTAATGGAAAATTTTGAAGATGATAGCTGCCCATTTCCTATTCTTAAAATAGCGCAATATCCATTACCAAAAAGACAGGTAAAAAAACTTTTCAACAGCTGTAAAAAAATATTGGTTTTAGAGGATGGAGCTCCTTTTATAGAAGAAATAATTTCAGATTATTTTGGTGAAAACAAAAAAGTAATTGGCCGCTTAACCGGACATTTAAACAGAGTTGGCGAACTAAATCCCGATAATATTTCTGAAGCTTTAGGTTTTGATAGAGCAAATAGTGAAAATATACCTAAAATAGTTGCCGGTAGACCTCCAGAATTATGTGTTGGTTGTGCTCATAGAGATTTATTTGAAGCTATAAACAACTTAAAAACCGAGAATACAGCTCAGCAAGTTTTTGGAGATATTGGTTGTTATGCCTTAGGTGCACTACCTCCATTTGAAAGTATCAATACTTTAATTGATATGGGTGCTTCTATTACAATGGCTAAAGGTGCTTCAGATGCTGGAATACATCCTTCAATTGCAATTATTGGCGATTCAACTTTTACACATTCAGGTATGACGGGACTTTTAGATGCCGTTATTGAAAATACACCTATTACCATAATTATTTCAGATAATTCTGCTGTTGCAATGACAGGTGCACAAGATTCTGCAGCTTCAGGTAGATTGATAAATATTTGTAAAGGAATTGGAGTTGATGAAAAGCATTTAAAAGTTATAACTCCTCTTCATAAAAATTTAGACCAAAATATTGATTTAATTAGAGAAGAAATTAATTATAACGGCGTTTCTGTTGTAATAGCACAACGCCCTTGTGTTCAACTTCCTAAAGCAAAAAAAGATCAATTAAAAAAATTAAAACAAGTATCCATAAATTAG
- a CDS encoding acetate--CoA ligase family protein, which translates to MLHKKLLNPKSIAIVGASNNIHTPGGRVLKNIIEHNFKGELITVNPKETEIQGIKCYQNIKDIPKVDVAIIAIAAKFTLETIKVLAQQKNTKGFIIFSAGFSEKDAAGKKLEQAIVDEINSVGGTLLGPNNIGLINQNYASVFTTPIPKLDKKGVDFISGSGATAVFIIEAAMATGLTFSSVYSVGNSAQIGVEEVLEHLDETFNKSTSSKIKLLYIESIENPQKLLKHTTSLIQKGCKIAAIKAGSSSAGSRAASSHTGALANSDTAVDALFKKAGIIRCFGRNELITVASIFMHPKLNGKNIAIITHAGGPAVMLTDTLSKNGLNIPEIKGPKSEELLSKLFLGSSVSNPIDFLATGNAEQLETIVDYCENYFTEIDAMVVIFGSPGLFKVFDVYDVLHKKIRTCKKPIFSVLPSVVNVKNEIEYFISKGNINFPDEVIFGNALGKVANNIKPITTTTTSTTINAEKIRILINKAENGYLKPQIIKEILLAAEIPIVNEAVCTTKEICIKKAKKLGFPVVMKVVGPIHKSDVGGIILNITSEEKLVASFNKIMKIDGATAVLIQPMKKGIELFIGAKKEGDFGHLILCGLGGIYIEVLKDVNTLLAPVSEIESLNMIRNLKSYKIIKGIRNQEGVNEHLFAEIITKVSNLITIAPEIVELDLNPLLGNKTEILAVDARIRIEKQ; encoded by the coding sequence ATGTTACATAAAAAATTACTCAACCCTAAAAGCATTGCTATTGTTGGAGCATCTAATAACATACATACACCTGGAGGACGCGTTTTAAAAAATATAATTGAACACAATTTTAAAGGCGAACTTATAACTGTAAATCCAAAAGAAACAGAAATACAAGGTATAAAATGTTATCAAAATATTAAAGACATTCCTAAAGTTGATGTTGCAATTATTGCAATTGCCGCTAAGTTCACTTTAGAAACAATAAAAGTGCTAGCCCAGCAGAAAAACACAAAAGGTTTTATTATTTTTTCAGCTGGTTTTAGTGAAAAAGATGCTGCGGGTAAAAAATTAGAACAAGCCATAGTTGATGAAATTAATTCTGTTGGAGGAACATTATTAGGTCCTAATAATATTGGATTAATAAATCAAAATTATGCAAGTGTTTTTACAACTCCAATACCAAAATTAGATAAAAAAGGTGTCGATTTTATTTCAGGGTCTGGCGCTACAGCTGTTTTTATTATTGAAGCTGCAATGGCAACAGGTTTAACATTTTCAAGTGTTTATTCCGTTGGAAATTCGGCACAAATTGGAGTTGAAGAAGTTTTAGAACATTTAGATGAAACTTTTAATAAAAGTACAAGTTCAAAAATAAAACTCTTATATATTGAAAGCATTGAAAATCCACAAAAACTACTAAAACATACAACTTCATTAATACAAAAAGGATGCAAAATTGCAGCAATAAAAGCAGGAAGTTCTTCTGCAGGAAGCCGAGCTGCAAGTTCACATACAGGTGCTTTGGCTAATTCAGACACCGCAGTTGATGCCTTATTTAAAAAAGCCGGAATTATTCGTTGTTTTGGTAGAAATGAGCTAATTACGGTAGCATCAATATTTATGCATCCAAAACTTAACGGCAAAAACATTGCTATAATAACACACGCTGGTGGTCCTGCCGTAATGTTAACCGATACTTTATCTAAAAACGGATTAAATATTCCTGAAATTAAAGGCCCAAAAAGTGAAGAGCTACTCAGTAAATTATTTTTAGGCTCATCCGTTTCTAATCCAATAGATTTTTTAGCCACAGGTAATGCCGAACAACTAGAAACTATTGTAGATTATTGTGAAAATTATTTTACAGAAATTGATGCAATGGTGGTTATTTTTGGAAGTCCAGGTTTGTTTAAAGTATTTGATGTTTATGATGTACTTCATAAAAAAATACGCACTTGTAAAAAACCAATTTTCTCCGTACTTCCTTCTGTTGTTAATGTTAAAAATGAAATTGAATATTTTATTTCAAAAGGAAACATAAATTTCCCTGATGAAGTTATTTTTGGAAATGCATTGGGAAAAGTAGCAAATAATATAAAACCTATTACTACAACAACTACTTCAACAACTATTAATGCTGAAAAAATTAGAATTCTAATTAATAAAGCCGAAAATGGTTATTTAAAACCTCAAATAATTAAAGAGATTTTACTTGCTGCAGAAATACCAATTGTAAACGAAGCTGTTTGCACAACTAAAGAAATTTGCATAAAAAAAGCAAAAAAATTAGGATTTCCAGTGGTTATGAAGGTTGTTGGCCCTATTCATAAAAGTGATGTTGGAGGAATAATTTTAAATATTACTTCTGAAGAAAAACTTGTTGCTTCATTTAATAAAATTATGAAAATAGATGGCGCTACAGCTGTTTTAATTCAACCAATGAAAAAAGGGATTGAATTATTTATAGGAGCCAAAAAAGAAGGTGATTTTGGACATTTAATTTTATGTGGTTTAGGAGGCATTTATATTGAAGTTTTAAAAGATGTTAACACGCTTTTAGCTCCAGTTTCTGAAATTGAAAGTTTAAACATGATTCGCAATTTAAAATCTTATAAAATAATTAAAGGTATTAGAAATCAAGAAGGTGTAAATGAACATTTATTTGCAGAAATAATTACAAAAGTATCTAATTTAATAACAATAGCTCCAGAAATAGTTGAGTTAGATTTAAATCCACTTCTAGGAAATAAAACAGAAATTTTAGCTGTGGATGCAAGAATTAGAATTGAAAAACAATAA